From Schistocerca cancellata isolate TAMUIC-IGC-003103 chromosome 6, iqSchCanc2.1, whole genome shotgun sequence, a single genomic window includes:
- the LOC126190891 gene encoding ejaculatory bulb-specific protein 3-like: MKASLVLVAALAVVAVAAAEEKYTTKYDNVDLDEILGNERLFNKYTQCLLEEGDSNCTADGKELKKAIPDALSNECAKCNEKQKAGTKKVLKHLINHKKDTWEQLKAKYDPEGTYTKKYEEREKELHE, from the exons ATGAAGGCCAGCCTGGTGCTCGTCGCGGCGCTAGCCGtggtcgccgtcgccgccgccgaggAGAAGTACACCACCAAGTACGACAACGTCGACCTGGACGAGATCCTGGGCAACGAGCGGCTCTTCAACAAGTACACGCAGTGCCTGCTGGAGGAGGGAGATTCCAACTGCACCGCTGACGGCAAGGAGCTCAAGA AAGCCATCCCCGACGCACTGAGTAACGAGTGTGCCAAGTGCAACGAGAAGCAGAAGGCCGGCACGAAGAAAGTGCTGAAGCACCTCATCAACCACAAGAAAGACACCTGGGAACAGCTGAAGGCCAAGTACGACCCCGAGGGAACGTACACCAAGAAGTACGAGGAGCGCGAGAAGGAACTGCACGAGTGA